Proteins encoded together in one Chitinophaga varians window:
- a CDS encoding efflux RND transporter periplasmic adaptor subunit: MKRIVMLMGLYALLCHTSCKSSKGEEKEEATKFLVTSPMKMDTTITREYVCQIRSIRNIELRAQEKGYLQGINVDEGQAVKSGQLLFKIMPKLYEAELAKSEAEAQAAEIEVQNTKSLADKNVVSKNELALANAKLQKAKAELALAKVHLGFTEIRAPFDGIVDRLHLKLGSLVGDGDLLTTLSDNSHMWVYFNVSEPEYLDYQASLKSKGEMKVNLLMANKQVFKYPGVVETIEGEFNNETGNIAFRANFPNPDKLLRHGETGSILMDMPLKNALIIPQKATMEIMDKKYVFVVGKDNVVALKAITIGAEMPDLYVVKEGLAENDKILLEGLRKVKDKDKITFDYEEPAKVMSHLKLPTE; this comes from the coding sequence ATGAAAAGAATCGTCATGCTCATGGGCCTGTATGCCTTATTGTGCCATACAAGCTGCAAATCGTCCAAAGGAGAAGAAAAAGAAGAAGCTACCAAATTCCTGGTGACCAGTCCGATGAAAATGGACACCACCATTACCCGGGAATATGTCTGCCAGATACGCTCCATACGCAACATCGAACTAAGGGCCCAGGAAAAAGGCTACCTGCAGGGCATCAACGTAGATGAAGGCCAGGCGGTAAAGTCCGGCCAGCTGCTGTTTAAGATCATGCCCAAGCTCTATGAAGCGGAACTGGCAAAATCCGAAGCGGAAGCCCAGGCGGCAGAAATCGAAGTGCAAAACACCAAAAGCCTCGCCGATAAAAATGTAGTGTCCAAAAATGAACTGGCGCTGGCCAATGCCAAACTGCAAAAAGCAAAAGCCGAACTGGCTCTGGCGAAAGTACACCTTGGCTTCACGGAGATCAGAGCGCCGTTCGACGGTATCGTTGACCGCCTCCACCTGAAGCTCGGCAGCCTCGTGGGCGACGGCGACCTGCTCACCACCCTGTCAGACAACAGCCACATGTGGGTGTATTTTAACGTGTCCGAACCGGAATACCTCGACTATCAGGCCAGCCTGAAATCAAAAGGAGAGATGAAAGTGAACCTGCTCATGGCCAATAAACAGGTGTTCAAATATCCCGGCGTAGTGGAGACCATCGAAGGAGAATTCAACAACGAAACCGGTAACATCGCGTTCAGGGCCAATTTCCCTAACCCGGACAAACTGCTCAGACACGGGGAAACCGGCAGCATCCTGATGGACATGCCCCTGAAAAACGCTCTCATCATCCCTCAGAAAGCAACCATGGAAATCATGGACAAAAAATATGTTTTCGTAGTAGGCAAAGACAATGTGGTGGCCTTAAAAGCCATTACCATCGGCGCCGAAATGCCCGATCTGTATGTGGTGAAGGAAGGCCTGGCCGAAAATGACAAAATACTGCTGGAAGGTTTACGGAAAGTGAAAGACAAAGACAAAATCACTTTCGACTATGAAGAACCGGCAAAGGTGATGTCCCACCTGAAGTTACCAACGGAATAA